In Primulina eburnea isolate SZY01 chromosome 5, ASM2296580v1, whole genome shotgun sequence, a single window of DNA contains:
- the LOC140832925 gene encoding protein tesmin/TSO1-like CXC 2 isoform X5 → MRSLPFSIFSTVFRLSSQRQLSDSSKFEFSSDDGSTVLTNRMAENTSEKLGEQEENPDSRIFLGEIDDDPSYDISKIGAEFAHGFDYKCSSPRCDIKVEQMEECSTNSPTLFPFIQKPSRMDLCENEANLEEICQTDQNKEVVSCGWENLIFDDPHLLKFESPNHKLLHNKPTDLGAMFREGSEAENMATLPDEEIEVLEITEPHDIFTSSRIDSNEKKDNEQISVSYHGMRRRCLIFGAPESQMNHLDDIGGSDSSMLPQSAGSTFLSDQHLVSINMENESSGCILRNTGLHLNGLAAAHKDYKIDENEASDSRRLLIGSCLSVNFNSSVADQEFQTYTSDFASLKRESNTLENVVLPMEDDGQVSGYMAAEEINQNSPKRKRCRSERPGDGEACKRCNCKKSKCLKLYCECFAAGIFCMEPCACIDCFNKPVHTDTVLATRKQIETRNPLAFAPKVIKASNSLPESWEDLSKNPASARHKRGCNCKKSGCLKKYCECYQGGVGCSINCRCERCKNTFGMKDGPCLSTMEADSEEDETNLMEKSVLGRSLQKTELEQNLGYTTPTSLQAVRQSVQLPYLSNKKTPASSFPYNSSSSSFYASQILRRPNFFQIPSRLDKRLQMVREDDIPEFLQEGSSSIPCIKSVSPNRKRVLSPHSVHMSSPGFRSSRKLVLQSIPSFPCLTSNQ, encoded by the exons ATGAG GAGTCTCCCATTTTCGATTTTCTCAACAGTCTTTCGCCTATCAAGCCA GCGTCAGCTTTCAGATTCATCAAAGTTTGAGTTTTCTTCTGATGATGGGAGCACAGTGCTAACAAACAGGATGGCTGAGAATACTTCTGAGAAATTGGGAGAACAAGAAGAAAATCCGGATTCCAGGATATTTCTTGGTGAAATTGATGATGATCCATCTTATGATATATCAAAGATTGGTGCAGAATTTGCACATGGTTTTGATTATAAGTGCAGCAGTCCTAGGTGTGATATTAAAGTCGAACAAATGGAAGAGTGCTCTACAAATTCACCAACACTTTTCCCATTCATACAGAAGCCTTCTCGAATGGATTTATGTGAAAATGAAGCGAATCTTGAGGAGATATGCCAAACAGATCAAAATAAAGAAGTCGTATCTTGTGGTTGGGAGAATCTGATATTTGATGATCCCCatcttttaaaatttgaatcacCAAACCATAAATTGTTACACAATAAACCAACTGATCTAGGAGCAATGTTCAGAGAAGGAAGTGAAGCAGAGAATATGGCTACTCTGCCTGATGAAGAAATTGAGGTTTTGGAAATAACTGAGCCCCATGATATATTTACTTCATCGAGGATCGATTCAAATGAAAAGAAGGATAACGAG CAGATTTCCGTTTCTTACCATGGAATGAGAAGACGCTGTCTCATTTTTGGGGCGCCAGAAAGCCAAATGAACCATTTGGACGACATTGGTGGTTCTGATTCTTCCATGTTGCCACAATCAGCTGGCAGTACTTTCTTAAGTGACCAGCATTTGGTATCAATTAATATGGAAAACGAGTCTTCCGGGTGTATTTTACGTAACACGGGCCTGCACCTAAATGGTCTTGCAGCAGCTCACAAGGACTACAAAATTGACGAGAATGAAGCTTCTGATTCTCGGAGATTACTGATTGGATCTTGCTTATCTGTCAATTTTAATTCCTCGGTTGCTGATCAAGAATTTCAAACTTATACATCGGATTTTGCCTCGTTGAAACgggaaagtaatactctcgaaaatgttgttttgcctATGGAAGATGATGGCCAGGTATCTGGATATATGGCAGCTGAAGAGATCAATCAAAATAGTCCAAAGAGGAAAAG GTGTAGGTCGGAAAGACCAGGAGATGGTGAAGCCTGCAAAAGATGTAACTGCAAGAAGTCAAAATGCTTAAAACT GTACTGTGAATGCTTTGCTGCTGGCATTTTCTGCATGGAGCCATGTGCATGTATAGATTGCTTCAACAAACCTGTCCATACAGACACTGTCCTTGCAACCCGAAAGCAGATTGAAACAAGAAACCCCCTTGCTTTTGCTCCCAAGGTGATCAAGGCCTCGAATTCCCTGCCCGAATCATGG GAAGACCTGAGCAAAAATCCTGCTTCAGCCAGACATAAAAGAGGATGCAACTGCAAAAAATCGGGTTGCCTCAAGAAATATTGTGAATGCTATCAG GGTGGGGTTGGATGCTCCATTAATTGCAGATGTGAACGTTGTAAAAACACGTTTGGTATGAAGGACG GACCTTGTTTATCAACCATGGAAGCTGATTCTGAAGAAGATGAAACAAACCTCATGGAGAAAAGTGTGCTCGGCAGAAGTCTGCAGAAGACCGAACTCGAGCAAAACTTGGGTTACACAACTCCAACGTCTTTACAGGCCGTAAG GCAATCAGTTCAACTTCCATATTTATCAAACAAGAAAACACCTGCATCATCTTTCCCTTATAACAGCTCCTCATCTAGCTTTTACGCCAGTCAAATACTACGGAGACCAAACTTCTTTCAAATCCCATCACGCTTAGATAAGCGACTTCAAATGGTTAGAGAAGATGACATTCCCGAGTTTCTTCAAGAAGGATCATCGTCTATTCCTTGTATCAAGTCAGTATCTCCCAACCGGAAGAGAGTTTTGTCTCCTCACAGTGTACACATGTCTTCTCCTGGTTTCAGGAGTAGTCGAAAGCTGGTCCTTCAGTCCATTCCTTCGTTCCCTTGTCTCACCTCTAATCAGTGA
- the LOC140832925 gene encoding protein tesmin/TSO1-like CXC 2 isoform X3 codes for MDTPERSKNCYTKYEESPIFDFLNSLSPIKPVKSIHMTQTINPFTFTSLPSIFTSPHVGSLSRSRFLRWRQLSDSSKFEFSSDDGSTVLTNRMAENTSEKLGEQEENPDSRIFLGEIDDDPSYDISKIGAEFAHGFDYKCSSPRCDIKVEQMEECSTNSPTLFPFIQKPSRMDLCENEANLEEICQTDQNKEVVSCGWENLIFDDPHLLKFESPNHKLLHNKPTDLGAMFREGSEAENMATLPDEEIEVLEITEPHDIFTSSRIDSNEKKDNEQISVSYHGMRRRCLIFGAPESQMNHLDDIGGSDSSMLPQSAGSTFLSDQHLVSINMENESSGCILRNTGLHLNGLAAAHKDYKIDENEASDSRRLLIGSCLSVNFNSSVADQEFQTYTSDFASLKRESNTLENVVLPMEDDGQVSGYMAAEEINQNSPKRKRSERPGDGEACKRCNCKKSKCLKLYCECFAAGIFCMEPCACIDCFNKPVHTDTVLATRKQIETRNPLAFAPKVIKASNSLPESWEDLSKNPASARHKRGCNCKKSGCLKKYCECYQGGVGCSINCRCERCKNTFGMKDGPCLSTMEADSEEDETNLMEKSVLGRSLQKTELEQNLGYTTPTSLQAVRQSVQLPYLSNKKTPASSFPYNSSSSSFYASQILRRPNFFQIPSRLDKRLQMVREDDIPEFLQEGSSSIPCIKSVSPNRKRVLSPHSVHMSSPGFRSSRKLVLQSIPSFPCLTSNQ; via the exons ATGGACACTCCAGAGAGGAGTAAGAATTGCTATACCAAATATGAG GAGTCTCCCATTTTCGATTTTCTCAACAGTCTTTCGCCTATCAAGCCAGTTAAGTCCATACATATGACTCAGACGATCAATCCGTTTACTTTTACGTCTCTTCCGTCCATTTTTACTTCCCCTCATGTTGGTTCACTCTCGAGATCTAGATTTCTTCGATG GCGTCAGCTTTCAGATTCATCAAAGTTTGAGTTTTCTTCTGATGATGGGAGCACAGTGCTAACAAACAGGATGGCTGAGAATACTTCTGAGAAATTGGGAGAACAAGAAGAAAATCCGGATTCCAGGATATTTCTTGGTGAAATTGATGATGATCCATCTTATGATATATCAAAGATTGGTGCAGAATTTGCACATGGTTTTGATTATAAGTGCAGCAGTCCTAGGTGTGATATTAAAGTCGAACAAATGGAAGAGTGCTCTACAAATTCACCAACACTTTTCCCATTCATACAGAAGCCTTCTCGAATGGATTTATGTGAAAATGAAGCGAATCTTGAGGAGATATGCCAAACAGATCAAAATAAAGAAGTCGTATCTTGTGGTTGGGAGAATCTGATATTTGATGATCCCCatcttttaaaatttgaatcacCAAACCATAAATTGTTACACAATAAACCAACTGATCTAGGAGCAATGTTCAGAGAAGGAAGTGAAGCAGAGAATATGGCTACTCTGCCTGATGAAGAAATTGAGGTTTTGGAAATAACTGAGCCCCATGATATATTTACTTCATCGAGGATCGATTCAAATGAAAAGAAGGATAACGAG CAGATTTCCGTTTCTTACCATGGAATGAGAAGACGCTGTCTCATTTTTGGGGCGCCAGAAAGCCAAATGAACCATTTGGACGACATTGGTGGTTCTGATTCTTCCATGTTGCCACAATCAGCTGGCAGTACTTTCTTAAGTGACCAGCATTTGGTATCAATTAATATGGAAAACGAGTCTTCCGGGTGTATTTTACGTAACACGGGCCTGCACCTAAATGGTCTTGCAGCAGCTCACAAGGACTACAAAATTGACGAGAATGAAGCTTCTGATTCTCGGAGATTACTGATTGGATCTTGCTTATCTGTCAATTTTAATTCCTCGGTTGCTGATCAAGAATTTCAAACTTATACATCGGATTTTGCCTCGTTGAAACgggaaagtaatactctcgaaaatgttgttttgcctATGGAAGATGATGGCCAGGTATCTGGATATATGGCAGCTGAAGAGATCAATCAAAATAGTCCAAAGAGGAAAAG GTCGGAAAGACCAGGAGATGGTGAAGCCTGCAAAAGATGTAACTGCAAGAAGTCAAAATGCTTAAAACT GTACTGTGAATGCTTTGCTGCTGGCATTTTCTGCATGGAGCCATGTGCATGTATAGATTGCTTCAACAAACCTGTCCATACAGACACTGTCCTTGCAACCCGAAAGCAGATTGAAACAAGAAACCCCCTTGCTTTTGCTCCCAAGGTGATCAAGGCCTCGAATTCCCTGCCCGAATCATGG GAAGACCTGAGCAAAAATCCTGCTTCAGCCAGACATAAAAGAGGATGCAACTGCAAAAAATCGGGTTGCCTCAAGAAATATTGTGAATGCTATCAG GGTGGGGTTGGATGCTCCATTAATTGCAGATGTGAACGTTGTAAAAACACGTTTGGTATGAAGGACG GACCTTGTTTATCAACCATGGAAGCTGATTCTGAAGAAGATGAAACAAACCTCATGGAGAAAAGTGTGCTCGGCAGAAGTCTGCAGAAGACCGAACTCGAGCAAAACTTGGGTTACACAACTCCAACGTCTTTACAGGCCGTAAG GCAATCAGTTCAACTTCCATATTTATCAAACAAGAAAACACCTGCATCATCTTTCCCTTATAACAGCTCCTCATCTAGCTTTTACGCCAGTCAAATACTACGGAGACCAAACTTCTTTCAAATCCCATCACGCTTAGATAAGCGACTTCAAATGGTTAGAGAAGATGACATTCCCGAGTTTCTTCAAGAAGGATCATCGTCTATTCCTTGTATCAAGTCAGTATCTCCCAACCGGAAGAGAGTTTTGTCTCCTCACAGTGTACACATGTCTTCTCCTGGTTTCAGGAGTAGTCGAAAGCTGGTCCTTCAGTCCATTCCTTCGTTCCCTTGTCTCACCTCTAATCAGTGA
- the LOC140832925 gene encoding protein tesmin/TSO1-like CXC 2 isoform X4 yields MDTPERSKNCYTKYEESPIFDFLNSLSPIKPVKSIHMTQTINPFTFTSLPSIFTSPHVGSLSRSRFLRWRQLSDSSKFEFSSDDGSTVLTNRMAENTSEKLGEQEENPDSRIFLGEIDDDPSYDISKIGAEFAHGFDYKCSSPRCDIKVEQMEECSTNSPTLFPFIQKPSRMDLCENEANLEEICQTDQNKEVVSCGWENLIFDDPHLLKFESPNHKLLHNKPTDLGAMFREGSEAENMATLPDEEIEVLEITEPHDIFTSSRIDSNEKKDNEQISVSYHGMRRRCLIFGAPESQMNHLDDIGGSDSSMLPQSAGSTFLSDQHLVSINMENESSGCILRNTGLHLNGLAAAHKDYKIDENEASDSRRLLIGSCLSVNFNSSVADQEFQTYTSDFASLKRESNTLENVVLPMEDDGQVSGYMAAEEINQNSPKRKRCRSERPGDGEACKRCNCKKSKCLKLYCECFAAGIFCMEPCACIDCFNKPVHTDTVLATRKQIETRNPLAFAPKVIKASNSLPESWEDLSKNPASARHKRGCNCKKSGCLKKYCECYQGGVGCSINCRCERCKNTFGMKDGPCLSTMEADSEEDETNLMEKSVLGRSLQKTELEQNLGYTTPTSLQAVSSSSSFYASQILRRPNFFQIPSRLDKRLQMVREDDIPEFLQEGSSSIPCIKSVSPNRKRVLSPHSVHMSSPGFRSSRKLVLQSIPSFPCLTSNQ; encoded by the exons ATGGACACTCCAGAGAGGAGTAAGAATTGCTATACCAAATATGAG GAGTCTCCCATTTTCGATTTTCTCAACAGTCTTTCGCCTATCAAGCCAGTTAAGTCCATACATATGACTCAGACGATCAATCCGTTTACTTTTACGTCTCTTCCGTCCATTTTTACTTCCCCTCATGTTGGTTCACTCTCGAGATCTAGATTTCTTCGATG GCGTCAGCTTTCAGATTCATCAAAGTTTGAGTTTTCTTCTGATGATGGGAGCACAGTGCTAACAAACAGGATGGCTGAGAATACTTCTGAGAAATTGGGAGAACAAGAAGAAAATCCGGATTCCAGGATATTTCTTGGTGAAATTGATGATGATCCATCTTATGATATATCAAAGATTGGTGCAGAATTTGCACATGGTTTTGATTATAAGTGCAGCAGTCCTAGGTGTGATATTAAAGTCGAACAAATGGAAGAGTGCTCTACAAATTCACCAACACTTTTCCCATTCATACAGAAGCCTTCTCGAATGGATTTATGTGAAAATGAAGCGAATCTTGAGGAGATATGCCAAACAGATCAAAATAAAGAAGTCGTATCTTGTGGTTGGGAGAATCTGATATTTGATGATCCCCatcttttaaaatttgaatcacCAAACCATAAATTGTTACACAATAAACCAACTGATCTAGGAGCAATGTTCAGAGAAGGAAGTGAAGCAGAGAATATGGCTACTCTGCCTGATGAAGAAATTGAGGTTTTGGAAATAACTGAGCCCCATGATATATTTACTTCATCGAGGATCGATTCAAATGAAAAGAAGGATAACGAG CAGATTTCCGTTTCTTACCATGGAATGAGAAGACGCTGTCTCATTTTTGGGGCGCCAGAAAGCCAAATGAACCATTTGGACGACATTGGTGGTTCTGATTCTTCCATGTTGCCACAATCAGCTGGCAGTACTTTCTTAAGTGACCAGCATTTGGTATCAATTAATATGGAAAACGAGTCTTCCGGGTGTATTTTACGTAACACGGGCCTGCACCTAAATGGTCTTGCAGCAGCTCACAAGGACTACAAAATTGACGAGAATGAAGCTTCTGATTCTCGGAGATTACTGATTGGATCTTGCTTATCTGTCAATTTTAATTCCTCGGTTGCTGATCAAGAATTTCAAACTTATACATCGGATTTTGCCTCGTTGAAACgggaaagtaatactctcgaaaatgttgttttgcctATGGAAGATGATGGCCAGGTATCTGGATATATGGCAGCTGAAGAGATCAATCAAAATAGTCCAAAGAGGAAAAG GTGTAGGTCGGAAAGACCAGGAGATGGTGAAGCCTGCAAAAGATGTAACTGCAAGAAGTCAAAATGCTTAAAACT GTACTGTGAATGCTTTGCTGCTGGCATTTTCTGCATGGAGCCATGTGCATGTATAGATTGCTTCAACAAACCTGTCCATACAGACACTGTCCTTGCAACCCGAAAGCAGATTGAAACAAGAAACCCCCTTGCTTTTGCTCCCAAGGTGATCAAGGCCTCGAATTCCCTGCCCGAATCATGG GAAGACCTGAGCAAAAATCCTGCTTCAGCCAGACATAAAAGAGGATGCAACTGCAAAAAATCGGGTTGCCTCAAGAAATATTGTGAATGCTATCAG GGTGGGGTTGGATGCTCCATTAATTGCAGATGTGAACGTTGTAAAAACACGTTTGGTATGAAGGACG GACCTTGTTTATCAACCATGGAAGCTGATTCTGAAGAAGATGAAACAAACCTCATGGAGAAAAGTGTGCTCGGCAGAAGTCTGCAGAAGACCGAACTCGAGCAAAACTTGGGTTACACAACTCCAACGTCTTTACAGGCCGTAAG CTCCTCATCTAGCTTTTACGCCAGTCAAATACTACGGAGACCAAACTTCTTTCAAATCCCATCACGCTTAGATAAGCGACTTCAAATGGTTAGAGAAGATGACATTCCCGAGTTTCTTCAAGAAGGATCATCGTCTATTCCTTGTATCAAGTCAGTATCTCCCAACCGGAAGAGAGTTTTGTCTCCTCACAGTGTACACATGTCTTCTCCTGGTTTCAGGAGTAGTCGAAAGCTGGTCCTTCAGTCCATTCCTTCGTTCCCTTGTCTCACCTCTAATCAGTGA
- the LOC140832925 gene encoding protein tesmin/TSO1-like CXC 2 isoform X1, translating to MDTPERSKNCYTKYEESPIFDFLNSLSPIKPVKSIHMTQTINPFTFTSLPSIFTSPHVGSLSRSRFLRWRQLSDSSKFEFSSDDGSTVLTNRMAENTSEKLGEQEENPDSRIFLGEIDDDPSYDISKIGAEFAHGFDYKCSSPRCDIKVEQMEECSTNSPTLFPFIQKPSRMDLCENEANLEEICQTDQNKEVVSCGWENLIFDDPHLLKFESPNHKLLHNKPTDLGAMFREGSEAENMATLPDEEIEVLEITEPHDIFTSSRIDSNEKKDNEQISVSYHGMRRRCLIFGAPESQMNHLDDIGGSDSSMLPQSAGSTFLSDQHLVSINMENESSGCILRNTGLHLNGLAAAHKDYKIDENEASDSRRLLIGSCLSVNFNSSVADQEFQTYTSDFASLKRESNTLENVVLPMEDDGQVSGYMAAEEINQNSPKRKRCRSERPGDGEACKRCNCKKSKCLKLYCECFAAGIFCMEPCACIDCFNKPVHTDTVLATRKQIETRNPLAFAPKVIKASNSLPESWEDLSKNPASARHKRGCNCKKSGCLKKYCECYQGGVGCSINCRCERCKNTFGMKDGPCLSTMEADSEEDETNLMEKSVLGRSLQKTELEQNLGYTTPTSLQAVRQSVQLPYLSNKKTPASSFPYNSSSSSFYASQILRRPNFFQIPSRLDKRLQMVREDDIPEFLQEGSSSIPCIKSVSPNRKRVLSPHSVHMSSPGFRSSRKLVLQSIPSFPCLTSNQ from the exons ATGGACACTCCAGAGAGGAGTAAGAATTGCTATACCAAATATGAG GAGTCTCCCATTTTCGATTTTCTCAACAGTCTTTCGCCTATCAAGCCAGTTAAGTCCATACATATGACTCAGACGATCAATCCGTTTACTTTTACGTCTCTTCCGTCCATTTTTACTTCCCCTCATGTTGGTTCACTCTCGAGATCTAGATTTCTTCGATG GCGTCAGCTTTCAGATTCATCAAAGTTTGAGTTTTCTTCTGATGATGGGAGCACAGTGCTAACAAACAGGATGGCTGAGAATACTTCTGAGAAATTGGGAGAACAAGAAGAAAATCCGGATTCCAGGATATTTCTTGGTGAAATTGATGATGATCCATCTTATGATATATCAAAGATTGGTGCAGAATTTGCACATGGTTTTGATTATAAGTGCAGCAGTCCTAGGTGTGATATTAAAGTCGAACAAATGGAAGAGTGCTCTACAAATTCACCAACACTTTTCCCATTCATACAGAAGCCTTCTCGAATGGATTTATGTGAAAATGAAGCGAATCTTGAGGAGATATGCCAAACAGATCAAAATAAAGAAGTCGTATCTTGTGGTTGGGAGAATCTGATATTTGATGATCCCCatcttttaaaatttgaatcacCAAACCATAAATTGTTACACAATAAACCAACTGATCTAGGAGCAATGTTCAGAGAAGGAAGTGAAGCAGAGAATATGGCTACTCTGCCTGATGAAGAAATTGAGGTTTTGGAAATAACTGAGCCCCATGATATATTTACTTCATCGAGGATCGATTCAAATGAAAAGAAGGATAACGAG CAGATTTCCGTTTCTTACCATGGAATGAGAAGACGCTGTCTCATTTTTGGGGCGCCAGAAAGCCAAATGAACCATTTGGACGACATTGGTGGTTCTGATTCTTCCATGTTGCCACAATCAGCTGGCAGTACTTTCTTAAGTGACCAGCATTTGGTATCAATTAATATGGAAAACGAGTCTTCCGGGTGTATTTTACGTAACACGGGCCTGCACCTAAATGGTCTTGCAGCAGCTCACAAGGACTACAAAATTGACGAGAATGAAGCTTCTGATTCTCGGAGATTACTGATTGGATCTTGCTTATCTGTCAATTTTAATTCCTCGGTTGCTGATCAAGAATTTCAAACTTATACATCGGATTTTGCCTCGTTGAAACgggaaagtaatactctcgaaaatgttgttttgcctATGGAAGATGATGGCCAGGTATCTGGATATATGGCAGCTGAAGAGATCAATCAAAATAGTCCAAAGAGGAAAAG GTGTAGGTCGGAAAGACCAGGAGATGGTGAAGCCTGCAAAAGATGTAACTGCAAGAAGTCAAAATGCTTAAAACT GTACTGTGAATGCTTTGCTGCTGGCATTTTCTGCATGGAGCCATGTGCATGTATAGATTGCTTCAACAAACCTGTCCATACAGACACTGTCCTTGCAACCCGAAAGCAGATTGAAACAAGAAACCCCCTTGCTTTTGCTCCCAAGGTGATCAAGGCCTCGAATTCCCTGCCCGAATCATGG GAAGACCTGAGCAAAAATCCTGCTTCAGCCAGACATAAAAGAGGATGCAACTGCAAAAAATCGGGTTGCCTCAAGAAATATTGTGAATGCTATCAG GGTGGGGTTGGATGCTCCATTAATTGCAGATGTGAACGTTGTAAAAACACGTTTGGTATGAAGGACG GACCTTGTTTATCAACCATGGAAGCTGATTCTGAAGAAGATGAAACAAACCTCATGGAGAAAAGTGTGCTCGGCAGAAGTCTGCAGAAGACCGAACTCGAGCAAAACTTGGGTTACACAACTCCAACGTCTTTACAGGCCGTAAG GCAATCAGTTCAACTTCCATATTTATCAAACAAGAAAACACCTGCATCATCTTTCCCTTATAACAGCTCCTCATCTAGCTTTTACGCCAGTCAAATACTACGGAGACCAAACTTCTTTCAAATCCCATCACGCTTAGATAAGCGACTTCAAATGGTTAGAGAAGATGACATTCCCGAGTTTCTTCAAGAAGGATCATCGTCTATTCCTTGTATCAAGTCAGTATCTCCCAACCGGAAGAGAGTTTTGTCTCCTCACAGTGTACACATGTCTTCTCCTGGTTTCAGGAGTAGTCGAAAGCTGGTCCTTCAGTCCATTCCTTCGTTCCCTTGTCTCACCTCTAATCAGTGA
- the LOC140832925 gene encoding protein tesmin/TSO1-like CXC 2 isoform X2, with amino-acid sequence MDTPERSKNCYTKYEESPIFDFLNSLSPIKPVKSIHMTQTINPFTFTSLPSIFTSPHVGSLSRSRFLRWRQLSDSSKFEFSSDDGSTVLTNRMAENTSEKLGEQEENPDSRIFLGEIDDDPSYDISKIGAEFAHGFDYKCSSPRCDIKVEQMEECSTNSPTLFPFIQKPSRMDLCENEANLEEICQTDQNKEVVSCGWENLIFDDPHLLKFESPNHKLLHNKPTDLGAMFREGSEAENMATLPDEEIEVLEITEPHDIFTSSRIDSNEKKDNEISVSYHGMRRRCLIFGAPESQMNHLDDIGGSDSSMLPQSAGSTFLSDQHLVSINMENESSGCILRNTGLHLNGLAAAHKDYKIDENEASDSRRLLIGSCLSVNFNSSVADQEFQTYTSDFASLKRESNTLENVVLPMEDDGQVSGYMAAEEINQNSPKRKRCRSERPGDGEACKRCNCKKSKCLKLYCECFAAGIFCMEPCACIDCFNKPVHTDTVLATRKQIETRNPLAFAPKVIKASNSLPESWEDLSKNPASARHKRGCNCKKSGCLKKYCECYQGGVGCSINCRCERCKNTFGMKDGPCLSTMEADSEEDETNLMEKSVLGRSLQKTELEQNLGYTTPTSLQAVRQSVQLPYLSNKKTPASSFPYNSSSSSFYASQILRRPNFFQIPSRLDKRLQMVREDDIPEFLQEGSSSIPCIKSVSPNRKRVLSPHSVHMSSPGFRSSRKLVLQSIPSFPCLTSNQ; translated from the exons ATGGACACTCCAGAGAGGAGTAAGAATTGCTATACCAAATATGAG GAGTCTCCCATTTTCGATTTTCTCAACAGTCTTTCGCCTATCAAGCCAGTTAAGTCCATACATATGACTCAGACGATCAATCCGTTTACTTTTACGTCTCTTCCGTCCATTTTTACTTCCCCTCATGTTGGTTCACTCTCGAGATCTAGATTTCTTCGATG GCGTCAGCTTTCAGATTCATCAAAGTTTGAGTTTTCTTCTGATGATGGGAGCACAGTGCTAACAAACAGGATGGCTGAGAATACTTCTGAGAAATTGGGAGAACAAGAAGAAAATCCGGATTCCAGGATATTTCTTGGTGAAATTGATGATGATCCATCTTATGATATATCAAAGATTGGTGCAGAATTTGCACATGGTTTTGATTATAAGTGCAGCAGTCCTAGGTGTGATATTAAAGTCGAACAAATGGAAGAGTGCTCTACAAATTCACCAACACTTTTCCCATTCATACAGAAGCCTTCTCGAATGGATTTATGTGAAAATGAAGCGAATCTTGAGGAGATATGCCAAACAGATCAAAATAAAGAAGTCGTATCTTGTGGTTGGGAGAATCTGATATTTGATGATCCCCatcttttaaaatttgaatcacCAAACCATAAATTGTTACACAATAAACCAACTGATCTAGGAGCAATGTTCAGAGAAGGAAGTGAAGCAGAGAATATGGCTACTCTGCCTGATGAAGAAATTGAGGTTTTGGAAATAACTGAGCCCCATGATATATTTACTTCATCGAGGATCGATTCAAATGAAAAGAAGGATAACGAG ATTTCCGTTTCTTACCATGGAATGAGAAGACGCTGTCTCATTTTTGGGGCGCCAGAAAGCCAAATGAACCATTTGGACGACATTGGTGGTTCTGATTCTTCCATGTTGCCACAATCAGCTGGCAGTACTTTCTTAAGTGACCAGCATTTGGTATCAATTAATATGGAAAACGAGTCTTCCGGGTGTATTTTACGTAACACGGGCCTGCACCTAAATGGTCTTGCAGCAGCTCACAAGGACTACAAAATTGACGAGAATGAAGCTTCTGATTCTCGGAGATTACTGATTGGATCTTGCTTATCTGTCAATTTTAATTCCTCGGTTGCTGATCAAGAATTTCAAACTTATACATCGGATTTTGCCTCGTTGAAACgggaaagtaatactctcgaaaatgttgttttgcctATGGAAGATGATGGCCAGGTATCTGGATATATGGCAGCTGAAGAGATCAATCAAAATAGTCCAAAGAGGAAAAG GTGTAGGTCGGAAAGACCAGGAGATGGTGAAGCCTGCAAAAGATGTAACTGCAAGAAGTCAAAATGCTTAAAACT GTACTGTGAATGCTTTGCTGCTGGCATTTTCTGCATGGAGCCATGTGCATGTATAGATTGCTTCAACAAACCTGTCCATACAGACACTGTCCTTGCAACCCGAAAGCAGATTGAAACAAGAAACCCCCTTGCTTTTGCTCCCAAGGTGATCAAGGCCTCGAATTCCCTGCCCGAATCATGG GAAGACCTGAGCAAAAATCCTGCTTCAGCCAGACATAAAAGAGGATGCAACTGCAAAAAATCGGGTTGCCTCAAGAAATATTGTGAATGCTATCAG GGTGGGGTTGGATGCTCCATTAATTGCAGATGTGAACGTTGTAAAAACACGTTTGGTATGAAGGACG GACCTTGTTTATCAACCATGGAAGCTGATTCTGAAGAAGATGAAACAAACCTCATGGAGAAAAGTGTGCTCGGCAGAAGTCTGCAGAAGACCGAACTCGAGCAAAACTTGGGTTACACAACTCCAACGTCTTTACAGGCCGTAAG GCAATCAGTTCAACTTCCATATTTATCAAACAAGAAAACACCTGCATCATCTTTCCCTTATAACAGCTCCTCATCTAGCTTTTACGCCAGTCAAATACTACGGAGACCAAACTTCTTTCAAATCCCATCACGCTTAGATAAGCGACTTCAAATGGTTAGAGAAGATGACATTCCCGAGTTTCTTCAAGAAGGATCATCGTCTATTCCTTGTATCAAGTCAGTATCTCCCAACCGGAAGAGAGTTTTGTCTCCTCACAGTGTACACATGTCTTCTCCTGGTTTCAGGAGTAGTCGAAAGCTGGTCCTTCAGTCCATTCCTTCGTTCCCTTGTCTCACCTCTAATCAGTGA